Genomic DNA from Gemmatimonadales bacterium:
CAGCGTGGGCGTCGCGGGTCAGAATCGCCAGTCGAGGCCGGCCACGAGCGGTCCGAACGGCCGCATCTCGACCGGCGCGCTTTGGCCAGTGGCCGGATCGGTCGCGAACGCCAGCACGTTGGTGCGGCCCAGCAGGTTGCTGACGGCGCCAAAGACAGCCAGCATCACGTCCCGGCCCCCCAGGTTCACATGCCAGTGCTTGCGAACACTCAGGTCGAGTCGGACATAGGCCGGAAGACGGCTGTGGCCCAGCGCACCCGTGCTTCGGGGACTGCCACCGAACTCACATCCACGGTCGAGCAGGTTGCAGGACTCCCATTCGAACGCTCCGGCGATGCCGGTTGCCGAACGCCCGATGGCACCCGTGGCGGCCAGCCGAATCGATGAGGTCGCCGACGGGAAGATGACCGCCCCCAGCTCGAAGAGGTGACTGGTCCCGTACTCCGGCGTGTAGCTCGAGTCGGCGTGCTCCAGGCGAATCCGCTGCCAGCCATAGCTCGCGAGCAGCCCGTAGCGGGTTCCGGCCTGCACCGCATCGATCGAGAATCCCCGCGCGATACCTGAGCCGGTGGCGAAGCCGGAGGTGGCGAACGGTTCCGCCGTTCGCGGCGCCACCAGCACGAGTCCGGCATACTCGCTCAGATACGCCTGCACGCCCAGCCGGATTCCGGCGCGCGGCCGGTAGTCGAGCGCGAGCACGCCTCGGTCGCTGCGGGCAACCGGAACGCCGGGAGCACCGGCACCGATGTAGAGGTCGGCGGGGAAGACGTTGCCGACCACCGACTCCGAGTTCCGAAGAGACTGGGAGAACTGATGCGCTCGCGCGTAGGTCGCAGTCAGCAGCAGGGCGGCTGACGGACGCCAGCGGAGCGCGGTCTGCGGGTTGAGGCGGACCCCGCCAGCGGCCGCGGTGGCGGAGAGGGCGAGATTGCCGGTGAGTCGGCGTCCGAGCGCGCGCTGGTGCTGGAGAAACACCGTCCCCGTCGGCGTCTCGGCGCGCAGCGCGAGGCCGGAGCTCGCACCGGTCACGGGCTCGACGCGATAACTGGTCCGGCTCGCCTGGATCCGGAGACCCCCAGCGCTGATCGCTGATCCCGCGCGCCGCTCGACTACGCCGAGGAGCCCCAGATCCCGCCGCTCGGCCGCCAGTACGATCACCGACGCGCTGTCCGGAGCCCACATCGCGTCGGCCTCGCCCCAGGCACCCCAGGCCTGGATTCGGATCTCCGCGCTTCCCGCGGCACCGGTCCAGCCGGCGCCCATGGACCGGCTGTGCCAGCGGAAGCTGTTACGCAGAGGCGCCACGCGCACCGAATCCGGCGCGGCCGCCGCGGCATCGATCCGGTTCCCGCTGTCATAGAGCAGCAGGTGGACCCGGCCGCCGAGCAGCGGGCTCTCCAGCTTACTCACCAGGTCCCGAGTCTGGCCTCTTACATAGGAAGGATCACGGTGCGGAGCCACCAGCTCAGGAAAGCCGCCCCGGGCGCTCACCAGGTAACCCGCGCCTCCCCCGCCGATCGGTCCGTCGAAAGCGACATGCGCCTGCGTAGTGCTCACGCCTCCCTGACCCCGAACCACCGGGCCCGGTGTGCGGGTCACCGCGGCCACGGTGCCGGCAAGCGCATCGGGAAAGACCGGCGATGGCGAAGACGACGAGGCCTCCAGGCGCTCGAGCGCGTCCGGATTCCACGCGCTGAAGGTCCCGGCGCTGTGGTAGGGGCTGAAGACCGGAATTCCGTCGAGCAGGTAGCCGGTCTGGTCGGAGGCGGCGCCCCGGAGATGAACGCCACTGGGAGACTCGGGGCTCGCGCCGATCTCGCCACCACTCAGGGCCAGGAGCCCATCGGGCTCCGAGAGGCGGGGATCGTTCCGCACGGCTGCCATCGAGACACTGCGGTCGGGGAAGGAGGCGGTGTCGCCGACGTCGAGGCCCCGGAGTGACACCCTCGAGCGCACCACGATGGCCGGCAGCTGCATCGGCGCCGGCCGGAGCGCGATGTTGATCTCCAGCTCGCCCTCTGCCGGGACCAGTGCATCGAGCGTCCGTGGCGCGTAGCCGACCCGGCGAACCGTGAGGTGCTGCGGCCCGGGCGGCACGGCGAGGAACCGGTACCGCCCGCCGGCATCCGAGATGACCGAGCGGTCCAGGTCGGCGAGCGCTACGGTGGCCTGGGCGAGCGGCTCACCGCTCTCCCCGTCCCGGACGGTGCCGGTGACCGCCGGCTGCGTCACCTGGAGCACCAGGAGCATCTCGACCGCGGCCAGAACAGCCATGCCCGCTCAAGATTGAAATGACCCTACATCCCCCTCCACCGCCGAGTATGGGTGCCGCAGCTTGACGGCCTCCTCCCGCACCCGCTTGGCCCGGAGATTCAGCAGCTCGACCCCCACCGAGAACGCCATCGCAAAGTAGATGTAGCCCTTGGGAATGTGCCGGTCCAGCCCCTCCGCGATCAGCGCGACGCCGATCAGCAGCAGAAAGCTCAGGGCCAGCATCTTCACCGTCGGATGCCGCTCCACGAAGTCGCCGATCGACCGGGCGAAGATGAACATGAACCCTACGGCCAGCACCACGGCGGCGATCATGACGCCGAGCTCGTCCACCATGCCGACCGCCGTAATGACCGAGTCGAGCGAGAAGACCACGTCGAGCAGCATGATCTG
This window encodes:
- a CDS encoding TonB-dependent receptor, whose protein sequence is MAVLAAVEMLLVLQVTQPAVTGTVRDGESGEPLAQATVALADLDRSVISDAGGRYRFLAVPPGPQHLTVRRVGYAPRTLDALVPAEGELEINIALRPAPMQLPAIVVRSRVSLRGLDVGDTASFPDRSVSMAAVRNDPRLSEPDGLLALSGGEIGASPESPSGVHLRGAASDQTGYLLDGIPVFSPYHSAGTFSAWNPDALERLEASSSSPSPVFPDALAGTVAAVTRTPGPVVRGQGGVSTTQAHVAFDGPIGGGGAGYLVSARGGFPELVAPHRDPSYVRGQTRDLVSKLESPLLGGRVHLLLYDSGNRIDAAAAAPDSVRVAPLRNSFRWHSRSMGAGWTGAAGSAEIRIQAWGAWGEADAMWAPDSASVIVLAAERRDLGLLGVVERRAGSAISAGGLRIQASRTSYRVEPVTGASSGLALRAETPTGTVFLQHQRALGRRLTGNLALSATAAAGGVRLNPQTALRWRPSAALLLTATYARAHQFSQSLRNSESVVGNVFPADLYIGAGAPGVPVARSDRGVLALDYRPRAGIRLGVQAYLSEYAGLVLVAPRTAEPFATSGFATGSGIARGFSIDAVQAGTRYGLLASYGWQRIRLEHADSSYTPEYGTSHLFELGAVIFPSATSSIRLAATGAIGRSATGIAGAFEWESCNLLDRGCEFGGSPRSTGALGHSRLPAYVRLDLSVRKHWHVNLGGRDVMLAVFGAVSNLLGRTNVLAFATDPATGQSAPVEMRPFGPLVAGLDWRF
- a CDS encoding TerC family protein, producing MSWITDPAAWVGFLTLVVLEIVLGIDNVVFISVLAGKLPREQQGRARRLGLGLAMMMRILLLLSLTWIARLTSPLFTVVNHEISGRDLVLIVGGLFLMWKSTREIHDKLEGEEGQASAKVAPRLGAVLVQIMLLDVVFSLDSVITAVGMVDELGVMIAAVVLAVGFMFIFARSIGDFVERHPTVKMLALSFLLLIGVALIAEGLDRHIPKGYIYFAMAFSVGVELLNLRAKRVREEAVKLRHPYSAVEGDVGSFQS